From a single Candidatus Krumholzibacteriia bacterium genomic region:
- a CDS encoding HD domain-containing phosphohydrolase — MQLRATFESVRTDDPRLFVVKVAGHLGTRERRAVEDLVERCRSTGKDRVVFDFGSIESLGGSVAKVLGSFARDMEAQGHPPWFVGASPVVQSFLTARFTGTTPRFADDLETARASLDDEPTLTIAPSMTDEPDQASASKAWKADPAPVAPVEDADAVSRAVETLSAEELLAEADGSDSGASPGDAADEDRPVTQRDAGASGDQDPARLPPALDDGVTRRHSYLTLADAQPMLQELGDLRAVKPVLEGLLHGADLAETVHLFVLEGDRLARVPNDPDDDPLALPASGEVCNVLQRRAGPVDLIDVVESDLGEDESDVLTRLNCQVVVPVFVDDRMEGVFFVRKSQAGEEYVSSEELALDLLARQVGQDLDIGRRRQRGEPGPEEKKLRAQLRRQRSVMQLGRELHRIDDEERLISRLMISLIGEMGVASAIYLVVRDDRLVPEHCYGIDADEIGPLPVVAPERVAALDHVLRPESADPDEWGASVVQLDRLGVDVIIPLRGNEHTSGLLALAARRAKGSGNFDPEYLQALIHQAGVAAENVRSVRALEDQALHVARTLVTLNEKRIGASETASTDLVVHYVARVAERMNYDREHRLDLLYGAVLRDVGMIEISDLVLKSPRNLTPEEWKLVQRHPIAGAEILRGTGFSDVTCDVVLHHHERFNGEGYPHRLRGTAVPQGARIVSVVESYVAMIRDTPYRAALSPDEAVAVLEENWEMRYDPVVIEVFVEILRDDPTPGLDDADVDDLLRTTATV, encoded by the coding sequence ATGCAGTTGCGCGCCACATTCGAGAGCGTCCGCACCGACGATCCCCGCCTCTTCGTGGTGAAGGTCGCCGGTCATCTCGGCACCCGCGAACGGCGGGCGGTCGAGGATCTCGTCGAACGTTGCCGCTCCACGGGCAAGGACCGGGTCGTCTTCGACTTCGGGTCGATCGAGAGCCTGGGCGGCTCGGTGGCGAAGGTCCTCGGGAGCTTCGCCCGGGACATGGAAGCGCAGGGACATCCTCCCTGGTTCGTGGGTGCATCGCCGGTCGTGCAGTCGTTCCTGACCGCACGCTTCACCGGGACCACGCCCCGCTTCGCCGACGACCTCGAGACCGCGCGGGCCTCGCTGGACGACGAGCCCACGCTGACCATCGCTCCGTCGATGACGGACGAACCGGACCAGGCCAGCGCCTCGAAGGCGTGGAAGGCGGATCCGGCACCCGTGGCGCCCGTCGAGGACGCCGACGCGGTGTCGCGAGCCGTGGAGACCCTCAGCGCCGAGGAACTGCTGGCCGAAGCGGACGGATCCGACTCCGGTGCGTCGCCCGGCGACGCCGCGGACGAGGACCGTCCCGTGACGCAGCGCGACGCGGGAGCGAGCGGGGACCAGGACCCTGCTCGCCTCCCGCCCGCGCTCGACGACGGCGTCACGCGCCGGCATTCCTACCTGACCCTGGCCGACGCCCAGCCCATGCTGCAGGAGCTTGGCGATCTGCGTGCGGTCAAACCGGTCCTGGAAGGGCTCCTCCACGGGGCCGACCTCGCCGAAACCGTCCACCTGTTCGTCCTCGAGGGCGACCGACTGGCCCGCGTGCCCAACGACCCCGACGACGATCCGCTGGCCCTGCCGGCCAGCGGCGAGGTCTGCAACGTCCTGCAGCGCCGCGCCGGACCCGTCGATCTGATCGACGTGGTCGAGTCGGACCTGGGCGAGGACGAGAGCGACGTCCTCACCCGTTTGAACTGTCAGGTGGTCGTTCCCGTGTTCGTCGATGATCGCATGGAGGGCGTGTTCTTCGTGCGCAAGAGCCAGGCGGGCGAGGAGTACGTGAGCAGCGAGGAGCTCGCGCTCGACCTGTTGGCCCGGCAGGTGGGCCAGGACCTCGACATCGGTCGCCGACGTCAGCGCGGCGAGCCCGGCCCCGAGGAGAAGAAACTGCGTGCCCAGTTGCGTCGGCAGCGCAGCGTGATGCAACTCGGCCGCGAACTGCACCGGATCGACGACGAGGAGCGTCTGATCTCGCGATTGATGATCTCGCTGATCGGCGAGATGGGAGTGGCGAGTGCGATCTACCTGGTCGTCCGCGACGATCGCCTCGTTCCCGAACACTGTTACGGCATCGACGCCGACGAGATCGGCCCGTTGCCGGTGGTCGCCCCCGAACGGGTGGCCGCACTCGATCACGTCCTGCGGCCCGAGAGCGCCGATCCGGACGAGTGGGGCGCATCGGTGGTGCAGCTCGACCGGCTGGGTGTGGACGTGATCATTCCCTTGCGCGGAAACGAGCACACCTCCGGTCTGCTGGCCCTGGCCGCGCGGCGGGCGAAGGGCAGCGGGAACTTCGACCCCGAGTACCTGCAGGCCCTGATCCACCAGGCCGGCGTGGCGGCCGAGAACGTGCGCAGTGTGCGTGCCCTCGAGGACCAGGCCCTGCACGTGGCGCGCACCCTGGTCACGCTGAACGAGAAGCGCATCGGCGCGAGCGAGACCGCGAGCACCGACCTCGTGGTCCACTACGTGGCCCGCGTCGCCGAGCGCATGAACTACGACCGCGAGCACCGCCTCGACCTGCTCTACGGTGCCGTCCTACGCGATGTCGGCATGATCGAGATCAGCGACCTGGTGCTGAAGAGCCCGCGCAACCTCACGCCCGAGGAATGGAAGCTGGTCCAGCGCCACCCGATCGCCGGCGCCGAGATCCTGCGTGGTACCGGATTCTCCGACGTGACCTGCGACGTGGTCCTGCACCACCACGAGCGATTCAACGGTGAGGGCTACCCGCATCGTCTGCGAGGGACCGCCGTGCCCCAGGGTGCGCGGATCGTGAGCGTGGTCGAGAGCTACGTCGCCATGATCCGCGACACGCCCTACCGCGCGGCGCTGAGTCCCGACGAGGCCGTCGCCGTGCTCGAAGAGAACTGGGAGATGC